Proteins found in one Pontibacter sp. SGAir0037 genomic segment:
- a CDS encoding PP2C family protein-serine/threonine phosphatase: protein MPELIVPNTQQELNLKKLELSALLEITQAINDNLPEAALYKIYRFTLLAQLQISRLVLFMHDEDWECKVCFGTEQDFTKEELPEEIKNLKEITNTSKLHVHRKWRAFEIVIPILHNGKLLAVVMIGKIQPYYTNMEALSFVQTVSNIMLVAIENHKMARLRLAQEAIRREIEIAREVQSMLFPKALPNDKDVAIHASYIPHSSIGGDYYDYVDIDAEQCLFCVADVSGKGVPASLLMSNFQAGLRTILRQTSDLNTVVSELNHLIYRNAIAEKFITAFLAIYNRKTRELSYVNAGHNSPILLYENNDHRLLNEGCTMLGVFDVLPFMSVTKIQVPHNAIMLCYTDGLTEVFDEDEAEFGVEGTISFLQRNRYLSSRMLHLQLLNEINLYNEEATFTDDITLLSCRFK, encoded by the coding sequence ATGCCTGAACTAATTGTACCGAATACACAACAGGAGCTTAATCTGAAAAAGCTGGAGCTCTCTGCCTTGCTGGAGATCACGCAGGCTATTAACGATAATTTGCCTGAGGCAGCTCTTTATAAGATTTACCGCTTCACCTTGCTTGCCCAGCTGCAGATTAGCCGCCTGGTATTGTTTATGCACGACGAGGACTGGGAATGTAAAGTGTGCTTTGGAACCGAACAAGATTTTACCAAAGAGGAGCTACCTGAAGAAATCAAGAATCTGAAGGAGATTACCAATACCTCCAAACTACATGTGCACCGGAAGTGGCGGGCCTTCGAAATTGTTATCCCGATTCTGCACAATGGCAAGTTACTGGCCGTTGTTATGATCGGGAAAATACAGCCTTACTATACCAATATGGAGGCGCTCAGCTTTGTACAGACTGTCAGCAATATTATGCTGGTGGCGATCGAAAACCATAAAATGGCGCGCCTGAGGTTGGCACAAGAGGCGATTCGCCGCGAGATTGAGATTGCCCGCGAGGTGCAGTCGATGCTCTTCCCGAAGGCACTGCCCAACGACAAAGATGTGGCTATACATGCCAGCTATATTCCGCATTCCTCCATTGGGGGCGATTACTACGACTACGTAGATATAGATGCCGAACAGTGCCTTTTTTGTGTGGCTGATGTTTCGGGGAAAGGCGTGCCTGCTTCGTTGCTGATGTCTAACTTTCAGGCGGGATTGCGCACCATCCTGCGCCAGACTTCAGATCTGAATACCGTTGTATCGGAGCTGAACCACCTGATCTACAGGAATGCCATTGCTGAAAAATTCATCACCGCTTTTCTGGCTATCTATAACCGCAAGACGCGCGAACTATCTTATGTAAATGCCGGGCACAACTCGCCGATTCTGCTCTACGAGAACAACGACCACCGCCTGCTGAACGAGGGCTGCACCATGCTGGGTGTTTTTGATGTGCTGCCGTTTATGTCGGTTACTAAAATTCAGGTGCCGCACAACGCAATTATGCTCTGCTATACCGATGGCTTAACCGAGGTGTTTGACGAGGATGAGGCGGAGTTTGGCGTGGAAGGCACCATCAGTTTTCT
- a CDS encoding ABC transporter permease — MATLAKAPVTSRPPSYYIRQRLRQNTPAMFGLCIILIAALLAIGGYVFMPDSTPNANNGLVQLQKKAPGFSTQVLLLRRPAEAVRKVNFISYIFSGEPSQYSELPVESYSFSGDSILVQPLRSNNAMNDQLRKFALTDVTGKQGDEAQLQQQVEQEHLVSRTFWLGTDKAGRDVMSRLILGTRISLGIGFVAVLISLVVGITVGALGGYFGGWVDKLMLFLMTVVWSVPSIMLVIAISLAIDSKGVWVAFVAVGLTMWVEVARVVRGQILSLKEKTYVEAAKVLGIPQYKIIYRHLLPNMIGPLIVIATANFASAILIEAGLSFLGLGVQPPAPSWGMMVNEGFQLIGAKSGLFLVLLPSICISLLVLAFNLLGNGLRDAYDPKIPISNA; from the coding sequence ATGGCAACTCTTGCAAAAGCGCCTGTAACTTCCAGGCCTCCTTCTTATTACATCCGTCAGCGACTCAGGCAGAATACACCTGCCATGTTCGGCTTGTGCATTATTCTTATTGCTGCTTTACTGGCGATAGGCGGCTATGTTTTTATGCCCGACAGTACCCCGAATGCCAATAACGGGCTGGTGCAGCTACAAAAAAAAGCACCGGGCTTTTCTACGCAGGTTCTGCTTCTGCGGAGGCCGGCAGAGGCGGTGCGAAAGGTGAATTTTATAAGTTACATTTTTTCGGGAGAACCTTCGCAGTACTCGGAGCTGCCCGTTGAGAGTTATTCCTTTTCCGGAGATAGTATACTGGTGCAGCCTTTGCGCAGCAATAATGCCATGAATGACCAACTGCGCAAATTTGCTTTAACCGACGTTACAGGTAAGCAGGGGGACGAGGCGCAGTTGCAACAGCAGGTAGAGCAGGAGCACCTTGTCAGCCGGACCTTCTGGTTAGGTACCGACAAAGCCGGTAGAGATGTAATGAGCCGGCTTATACTGGGAACCCGCATCTCTTTGGGCATTGGCTTTGTGGCGGTGCTTATCTCGCTGGTGGTGGGTATAACAGTAGGTGCCTTAGGAGGTTACTTCGGAGGCTGGGTTGATAAACTCATGCTTTTCCTGATGACGGTGGTATGGTCGGTGCCCAGCATTATGCTGGTAATTGCCATTAGCCTGGCAATCGACAGCAAAGGCGTGTGGGTAGCTTTTGTGGCAGTTGGCCTTACCATGTGGGTTGAAGTGGCACGCGTGGTACGTGGTCAGATACTTAGCCTGAAAGAGAAAACCTATGTAGAAGCCGCGAAGGTGCTAGGTATTCCGCAGTATAAAATAATTTACAGGCACCTTTTGCCAAACATGATCGGGCCTTTAATAGTAATAGCTACAGCTAACTTTGCTTCGGCCATTCTGATAGAGGCTGGCCTTAGCTTTTTAGGACTGGGAGTACAACCGCCTGCACCATCCTGGGGAATGATGGTGAATGAAGGTTTTCAGCTCATAGGTGCAAAATCCGGTCTTTTTTTAGTACTTTTACCGAGTATATGTATCAGTCTGCTGGTGTTGGCCTTTAATCTTCTGGGTAACGGACTGCGCGATGCTTACGACCCTAAAATTCCGATTTCGAATGCCTGA
- a CDS encoding glycosyltransferase: protein MSYVLLLSLVVYGWLIVRRWVAWKKLPEVLPTQGWPQKARLSVIIPVRNEADNILNLLHDLEQQTYPKELFEVLVLDDHSDDGTPALLQEYKATSALQLKVIELKNYINLTQKKAAVKKGVELAAGELLVFTDGDCRVQPEWLLLYATTYIKKQVWFISGPVSFHNTHTLFERMQLVEFASLIGIGGASIAMGKPNMCNGANLAYTKEAFELVGGFVGNEGIASGDDEFLLHKVHANYPDKITFLRSKQAIVYTEARKTLRSFIAQRVRWASKWKAYQSLHVQAVAFSVFLVNLLLFLAIPAVWLGWLPLWLFITGYAIKFAIDFLFLKRILQFLNKAAYLWYMLPLQLVYIPYIVFTALCGLFGRYSWKGRSIRNR from the coding sequence ATGAGTTATGTGCTGCTGCTTTCACTGGTGGTTTATGGCTGGCTAATTGTGCGCCGCTGGGTGGCCTGGAAAAAGCTGCCTGAGGTATTGCCTACGCAGGGCTGGCCGCAAAAGGCAAGGCTTTCAGTTATCATACCTGTACGAAACGAGGCCGACAATATTCTGAACCTGCTGCATGACCTGGAGCAGCAGACTTACCCCAAAGAGCTTTTTGAGGTGCTGGTGCTGGATGACCACTCCGACGACGGCACCCCCGCCTTGCTGCAGGAATATAAGGCTACTTCTGCTTTGCAACTAAAAGTCATAGAGTTGAAAAACTATATTAATCTAACGCAAAAGAAAGCAGCTGTAAAAAAAGGAGTGGAACTGGCTGCGGGAGAGCTGCTGGTGTTTACAGATGGCGACTGCCGGGTACAGCCGGAGTGGCTGTTGCTCTATGCCACAACTTACATAAAGAAACAGGTGTGGTTTATCAGCGGACCTGTTAGCTTTCATAATACCCATACTTTGTTTGAGCGGATGCAGCTGGTGGAGTTTGCCAGTCTGATCGGGATAGGAGGGGCTTCTATAGCAATGGGAAAGCCGAATATGTGCAATGGAGCCAATTTAGCTTATACCAAAGAAGCCTTTGAACTGGTAGGTGGTTTTGTGGGTAACGAAGGAATAGCCAGCGGCGACGACGAATTTCTGCTGCACAAAGTACACGCGAATTACCCCGATAAAATCACGTTCTTGAGAAGTAAACAAGCGATTGTATACACAGAAGCCCGTAAAACGCTCCGGAGTTTTATAGCGCAGCGGGTAAGGTGGGCCAGCAAGTGGAAAGCGTACCAGAGCCTGCATGTTCAGGCGGTAGCCTTTAGTGTGTTTCTGGTAAACCTGCTACTCTTCCTGGCCATACCTGCCGTTTGGCTTGGATGGTTGCCTTTATGGCTCTTTATAACAGGGTATGCTATTAAATTTGCAATAGATTTTTTATTTTTAAAACGTATACTGCAGTTTTTAAACAAAGCAGCCTACCTCTGGTATATGCTGCCGCTGCAACTGGTATACATACCGTATATAGTTTTTACGGCGCTTTGCGGTTTGTTTGGCCGCTATAGCTGGAAGGGAAGATCAATCAGAAACAGATGA
- a CDS encoding lysylphosphatidylglycerol synthase domain-containing protein, protein MIFITVYLLYKTIFTAPDTFLSWGGILEAATQSPHRFLYLIAALFIPVNWGFEAWKWQLLGQKIESMSFLRAYRSVMVGLTLGFITPNRLGDYAGRVMELKSRARLEAIGAIFIGRFCQLAATVLAGSLGLLYFIYGMFWELYPGAGLSLVLLLIGLNLAILLLLYNARAMVALVAAFKPLRRFLRYIVVMKRYSSAEMTKLLLLSLGRYAVFLVQFILLLVLFEVKLTLLQYICGVSGTFFLKSVVPSVSLISDLGVRELSAMYLFGLLGQERLQVLSASLSLWLLNILVPSAVGLFFVLRLRVFGKGENA, encoded by the coding sequence GTGATTTTTATCACGGTGTACCTGTTGTATAAAACCATTTTTACGGCTCCGGATACCTTTCTTTCCTGGGGAGGTATACTGGAGGCCGCAACGCAGAGTCCGCACCGGTTTTTATACCTTATCGCTGCCTTGTTTATACCTGTAAACTGGGGCTTTGAAGCCTGGAAGTGGCAGCTGCTGGGGCAGAAAATAGAATCAATGTCTTTTTTGCGGGCCTACAGATCGGTGATGGTGGGGCTTACCCTTGGCTTTATCACGCCAAACAGACTGGGCGATTATGCCGGAAGGGTAATGGAGCTGAAGAGCAGAGCACGTTTAGAAGCTATTGGCGCCATTTTTATAGGCCGTTTCTGCCAGTTAGCGGCTACTGTACTGGCAGGTTCGCTAGGTTTGCTTTACTTCATATATGGTATGTTTTGGGAGCTGTATCCCGGTGCCGGCTTAAGCCTGGTTCTGTTACTGATTGGGTTAAACCTGGCAATTTTACTTTTATTATACAACGCCAGGGCTATGGTGGCGCTTGTCGCAGCCTTTAAGCCACTTCGAAGGTTTCTGCGGTATATTGTTGTAATGAAGCGCTATAGTTCAGCCGAAATGACAAAGCTGCTGCTGCTATCGCTGGGGAGGTATGCCGTTTTTCTGGTGCAGTTTATTTTACTCCTGGTGCTGTTTGAGGTAAAGCTTACACTGCTGCAGTACATCTGTGGCGTTTCAGGCACGTTCTTTCTGAAGTCAGTCGTGCCGTCGGTTTCGCTGATTTCAGATTTGGGAGTAAGAGAACTGTCGGCCATGTACTTGTTTGGACTGCTGGGGCAGGAGCGTTTACAGGTGTTAAGCGCCAGCCTTAGCCTCTGGTTGCTCAACATACTGGTGCCAAGTGCGGTAGGCTTATTTTTTGTGCTGCGTTTGCGTGTGTTCGGGAAAGGAGAAAATGCATGA
- the ruvC gene encoding crossover junction endodeoxyribonuclease RuvC, with the protein MSYFCDHMVYSPALPPNKLILGIDPGTQVMGYGLIEVTGSKVKLIQYGVIHLKSYSNHAIKLKKIFDRMIQLIDEYLPDELAIESPFYGTNVQSMLKLGRAQGVAIAAALSRDIPYVEYAPKKIKQSITGNGNASKEQVASMLMQILKIQDAPKLLDATDALGVALCHHYQKGNNAKQGGKSWKSFLTDNPDRVVGK; encoded by the coding sequence ATGTCTTATTTTTGTGACCACATGGTTTACTCACCCGCACTACCCCCCAACAAACTCATACTTGGTATAGACCCAGGCACCCAGGTAATGGGCTATGGGCTTATTGAAGTGACTGGCTCTAAAGTTAAACTCATTCAATATGGTGTTATTCACCTGAAGAGCTATAGCAATCACGCCATCAAGTTAAAGAAAATTTTCGACCGGATGATACAGCTCATCGACGAGTACCTGCCCGATGAACTGGCCATTGAGTCGCCTTTTTACGGCACCAACGTACAATCGATGCTGAAACTGGGTAGAGCACAGGGAGTTGCCATTGCAGCCGCGCTCTCCCGAGACATACCATACGTAGAGTATGCGCCAAAAAAAATTAAGCAATCGATCACTGGCAACGGGAATGCCTCTAAGGAACAGGTGGCCAGCATGCTCATGCAGATCCTGAAAATACAGGATGCCCCTAAACTACTCGATGCCACCGATGCCCTGGGTGTAGCCCTTTGCCACCACTACCAGAAAGGCAACAACGCCAAACAGGGCGGCAAGTCCTGGAAAAGCTTTTTAACAGATAACCCCGATCGTGTGGTTGGGAAGTAA
- a CDS encoding metallophosphoesterase has protein sequence MKIGLLSDTHSYLDDQILRLLTGSDEIWHAGDFGTAEVSERLSEIAPVKGVYGNIDGSDIRQLHPKVLRFEANGLEVLMTHIGGYPGKYHPDIKQEIQKNPPELYITGHSHILKVMTDKSLNNLLHINPGAAGKHGFHKIRTMVRFTITDAQVRDLQVIELGKRT, from the coding sequence ATGAAGATAGGACTCCTCTCCGACACCCACAGCTACCTGGATGATCAGATACTGCGACTGCTGACGGGCAGCGATGAGATATGGCACGCCGGCGACTTCGGAACTGCCGAAGTTTCTGAACGACTAAGTGAAATAGCTCCGGTAAAGGGCGTATATGGCAACATAGATGGCTCGGATATACGCCAGCTGCACCCGAAGGTGCTTCGGTTTGAAGCAAATGGATTGGAGGTACTGATGACCCATATCGGAGGCTACCCCGGTAAATACCATCCGGATATAAAGCAGGAGATACAAAAGAACCCACCCGAACTTTATATTACGGGCCATTCCCATATTTTAAAGGTGATGACTGACAAAAGCCTGAACAACCTTTTGCATATTAACCCGGGCGCGGCAGGCAAACACGGGTTTCATAAAATCAGAACCATGGTTCGCTTTACCATTACAGATGCCCAAGTGCGCGACCTGCAGGTGATCGAACTGGGGAAAAGGACATAA
- a CDS encoding low specificity L-threonine aldolase, which yields MQLTDLRSDTVTKPSQEMLQHMFAAEVGDDVYGEDPTINALEAKAAAMFGMEAGIFCPSGTMTNQIAIKAFTEPMSEVICDRSAHIHQYEGGGIAYNSMASTALVDGVRGKMTPEQVASYIRPLNNIHFPVTKLVALENTCNKGGGTYYTLAEIAAISDVCKEHKLSLHLDGARVFNALVASGDQALDYGRYFDSISVCLSKGLGAPVGSVLLGSEELILKARRIRKVLGGGMRQAGFLAAACIYALDHNIDRLQEDHQKAKQLEAILLNSGYIESVLPVETNIVIFKLNNRYTDQTFLNGLAKAGILAVSFGPQMIRFVTHLDFTQEMLQHTLQVLKALDKEPAII from the coding sequence ATGCAACTAACAGACTTACGTTCCGATACAGTTACCAAGCCTTCGCAGGAAATGCTCCAGCACATGTTTGCTGCCGAAGTAGGCGACGATGTTTACGGAGAAGATCCCACTATAAATGCGTTAGAAGCAAAGGCGGCGGCCATGTTTGGCATGGAGGCGGGCATCTTCTGCCCTTCCGGCACCATGACGAACCAAATTGCCATCAAAGCCTTCACAGAGCCGATGTCGGAGGTTATCTGCGACAGATCGGCTCATATCCACCAGTACGAAGGAGGTGGAATTGCTTATAATTCTATGGCCTCTACCGCACTGGTAGATGGTGTGCGGGGGAAAATGACTCCGGAACAGGTGGCGTCTTACATCCGCCCGTTAAACAACATACATTTTCCTGTTACAAAACTGGTGGCGCTGGAGAACACCTGCAACAAGGGAGGCGGCACATATTATACTTTAGCTGAAATTGCCGCTATATCGGATGTCTGCAAAGAGCACAAGCTGTCGCTGCACCTCGATGGAGCCCGCGTGTTTAATGCCCTTGTTGCCTCCGGCGATCAAGCGTTAGATTACGGCCGCTATTTCGATAGTATTTCGGTTTGCCTTTCCAAAGGTTTGGGAGCACCGGTTGGATCGGTGTTACTGGGCTCAGAAGAGCTTATCCTGAAAGCCAGGCGAATCCGTAAAGTGCTGGGCGGCGGCATGCGCCAGGCAGGCTTTCTGGCAGCTGCCTGTATATATGCTTTAGACCACAACATAGACCGCCTGCAGGAAGACCACCAGAAAGCAAAACAGCTAGAAGCCATTCTTTTAAATTCAGGTTACATAGAAAGTGTTCTGCCTGTCGAAACCAATATCGTAATTTTCAAACTCAATAACAGGTATACTGATCAAACCTTTCTGAATGGACTGGCTAAAGCAGGAATACTGGCTGTAAGCTTCGGCCCGCAGATGATACGTTTTGTAACCCATCTGGATTTTACCCAGGAGATGCTTCAGCATACCCTGCAGGTGCTAAAAGCACTGGATAAAGAACCAGCCATCATTTAA
- a CDS encoding P-II family nitrogen regulator: MKKIEAIIRTSKFEDVYEALTGVGVPFMSTYDVKGFGLEHGSAQVYRGTTYNVGFIPRTKIEMVVTEDQVENVISTILKVANTGHIGDGKIFVMDVEEVIRIRTGEVGEMAL, encoded by the coding sequence ATGAAAAAAATTGAAGCAATCATCAGAACATCCAAATTTGAGGATGTATATGAAGCCTTAACCGGAGTAGGTGTTCCGTTTATGTCGACCTATGATGTAAAGGGCTTTGGGCTGGAGCATGGTTCTGCCCAGGTATACAGGGGCACTACCTACAATGTAGGCTTTATCCCGAGAACCAAAATTGAAATGGTGGTTACAGAAGACCAGGTAGAGAATGTTATTTCTACCATCCTGAAGGTTGCCAACACAGGCCATATAGGTGACGGGAAGATTTTTGTGATGGACGTGGAAGAAGTTATCCGGATAAGAACCGGTGAAGTTGGCGAAATGGCTCTGTAG
- a CDS encoding ammonium transporter — protein MSQDLFVVNNVWMMVSIFLVFVMHLGFATLESGLARSKNTVNILFKNSMIPAIGLITYALWGFSVMYPGSDFAGSFFGFSGFGLNMPEGGETSAYNEGYTFWTDFLFQGMFAATAATIVSGAVAERVKLTSFMVFSVLFVGICYPIVGMWKWGGGYLNELTVPFYDFAGSTIVHSVGGWGALAGIILLGSRIGKYVDGKIKPIPGHSIPLATIGVFILWLGWFGFNGGSVLSADPGAVSRVLVMTSLAAAAGAIGGCFLSMILFKSADITMVLNGILAGLVGITAGADQMGVTDSIVIGLVAGALVVLAVVLFDKLKIDDPVGALSVHLVCGIWGTLAVGLFGALAGVDQIISQLIGIGMVGAFSFAFAFVLWYVLKVTMGIRVSEKEELDGLDIHEHKMHAYPDINAPGFEMSLNEKETTVAAGSKKPVAV, from the coding sequence ATGTCACAAGATCTATTTGTAGTCAACAACGTCTGGATGATGGTCTCCATTTTCCTGGTTTTCGTTATGCACTTAGGATTTGCCACACTGGAATCAGGGCTGGCTCGCTCCAAAAATACTGTCAATATTCTTTTTAAAAACAGCATGATTCCGGCTATAGGCTTAATTACCTATGCCCTCTGGGGTTTTTCAGTAATGTACCCGGGCAGCGACTTTGCGGGAAGCTTTTTCGGATTTTCCGGTTTCGGTTTAAACATGCCTGAGGGAGGTGAAACATCCGCTTACAACGAAGGTTATACCTTCTGGACAGACTTCCTTTTCCAGGGTATGTTTGCCGCCACAGCCGCTACTATTGTTTCTGGTGCTGTAGCAGAGCGTGTGAAGCTTACCAGCTTTATGGTGTTCTCTGTACTTTTTGTAGGTATTTGCTACCCTATTGTAGGTATGTGGAAATGGGGAGGTGGCTACCTGAACGAACTAACAGTGCCTTTCTACGACTTTGCCGGTTCTACTATTGTACACTCTGTAGGAGGATGGGGTGCCCTGGCGGGTATTATCTTACTGGGCTCCAGAATAGGAAAGTATGTTGACGGCAAAATCAAACCTATCCCGGGCCATAGCATACCACTGGCAACCATTGGCGTGTTTATCTTATGGTTAGGCTGGTTCGGGTTTAACGGCGGTTCCGTACTTTCTGCCGACCCGGGCGCTGTATCAAGAGTGCTGGTTATGACAAGCCTTGCTGCCGCTGCCGGCGCTATCGGAGGCTGTTTCCTTTCCATGATCCTTTTTAAATCTGCTGATATCACCATGGTATTGAACGGTATCTTGGCCGGTCTGGTGGGCATTACAGCCGGAGCAGATCAGATGGGCGTAACGGATTCTATTGTTATCGGTCTGGTGGCCGGCGCTCTTGTAGTGTTAGCTGTTGTATTGTTCGACAAGTTAAAGATAGACGATCCGGTGGGAGCACTCTCTGTACACCTTGTATGCGGTATATGGGGCACACTGGCAGTGGGTTTATTCGGTGCACTGGCTGGAGTAGATCAGATAATCAGTCAGCTCATTGGTATCGGCATGGTGGGCGCTTTCAGCTTTGCATTTGCCTTTGTATTGTGGTATGTCCTGAAGGTTACCATGGGTATCCGTGTATCAGAGAAAGAAGAACTGGATGGTCTTGATATTCATGAACACAAAATGCATGCTTACCCAGACATCAATGCTCCTGGCTTTGAAATGAGCCTGAATGAGAAAGAAACTACTGTGGCTGCCGGCAGCAAAAAACCGGTTGCCGTGTAA
- a CDS encoding porin: MKKLLSLTAAALFTCANIVNAQETSTDDSKGTLSLSGYVDAYYQYNLNKPQSGINGGRVFDLYHNSISLGLVQTMLTYTKGKATVVADLTFGPNADLGNFGNEGTARFIKQAYLSYALTDKLNFTIGQYGTHIGYELIDAPLNFNYSLSYLFGNGPFYHTGAKLDYTVNDKLGLMVGVVNGWDGLMDFNDKKSVTAQMHVTPIEGWDVYLNWIGGDEYNTMSNFGEDEGSYTSLFDLTTSFNVNDAFKVGVNAAYGSFYTGAAEVIADDPWTKDATWGGGALYLNYAISDKFGLGLRSEYFSDPGGVRYVGPMKVTSLTLTGDVKLSDGNFMIKPEVRVDKAKDNVFEGSSGLYNKKTQATVGAAFIYSFGN; the protein is encoded by the coding sequence ATGAAAAAACTTTTATCGCTAACAGCCGCAGCACTCTTCACTTGTGCAAATATAGTGAATGCGCAGGAAACATCCACCGACGACTCGAAAGGAACATTAAGTTTAAGTGGTTACGTTGATGCCTATTATCAATATAATCTAAATAAACCTCAATCTGGTATAAATGGAGGCAGGGTTTTTGACCTTTACCACAATTCAATATCACTTGGCTTAGTTCAGACGATGTTAACCTACACCAAAGGAAAAGCAACTGTGGTAGCCGATCTTACCTTTGGCCCCAATGCAGACCTGGGCAACTTTGGCAACGAAGGAACTGCCCGTTTCATTAAACAGGCCTACCTGTCGTATGCCCTTACCGACAAATTGAACTTTACCATTGGCCAATATGGCACGCACATCGGTTACGAACTGATCGATGCACCTTTAAACTTTAACTACAGCCTTTCTTACCTCTTCGGCAACGGACCTTTTTATCATACAGGAGCGAAGCTCGACTACACGGTAAACGATAAGCTGGGACTGATGGTGGGCGTGGTAAACGGCTGGGACGGCTTAATGGACTTTAACGATAAAAAATCTGTTACCGCCCAGATGCATGTTACACCTATTGAAGGATGGGATGTATACCTGAACTGGATTGGTGGCGATGAGTACAACACGATGTCTAACTTCGGCGAGGACGAAGGTTCTTATACCAGTTTATTCGACCTGACAACTTCCTTTAATGTAAATGATGCCTTTAAAGTCGGAGTGAATGCCGCCTATGGCTCTTTCTATACAGGAGCTGCCGAAGTGATTGCAGACGATCCCTGGACCAAAGATGCGACCTGGGGAGGTGGTGCGCTGTACCTGAACTATGCCATCAGCGATAAGTTTGGCTTAGGCTTGCGCAGCGAATACTTTTCAGACCCGGGCGGTGTACGCTATGTAGGTCCTATGAAGGTTACTTCGCTTACCCTGACAGGCGATGTAAAACTTTCTGACGGCAATTTTATGATCAAGCCTGAAGTGCGGGTTGATAAAGCGAAAGACAATGTATTTGAAGGCTCCAGCGGGCTGTATAACAAGAAAACACAGGCCACGGTAGGAGCAGCATTCATATACTCCTTCGGCAATTAA
- a CDS encoding DNA-3-methyladenine glycosylase, whose translation MHTALQAALALLRQDPVMAQIIAATPPLISSRSEDIYYKLLGSIVSQQLSTKVAATIFRRFTELFPDQYPNPELVLAAADEALRSAGLSFQKLNYIRNVAAFAAAGNLSHATIDAMEDEQLIQHLTQLKGVGRWTVEMLLMFALERPDVMPLDDLGIQNAMKKHYGLEGKGKALRQDMLQVSEAWRPYRTIACKYLWKSLEMA comes from the coding sequence ATGCACACTGCACTACAGGCGGCCCTGGCACTACTCCGGCAGGATCCGGTCATGGCCCAGATCATAGCCGCTACACCTCCACTTATTTCTTCCAGGTCTGAAGATATCTACTACAAGCTCCTTGGCTCCATCGTATCGCAACAGCTCTCTACTAAGGTGGCAGCCACTATTTTCAGAAGGTTCACCGAACTTTTTCCGGATCAGTATCCTAACCCCGAACTGGTGCTGGCGGCGGCAGACGAAGCATTAAGAAGCGCAGGTTTATCTTTTCAGAAGTTGAACTACATCCGGAATGTAGCGGCTTTTGCAGCAGCCGGTAACCTCAGCCACGCCACCATAGATGCCATGGAAGATGAACAGCTAATCCAACACCTCACACAGCTAAAAGGTGTAGGCCGCTGGACGGTGGAAATGCTTTTAATGTTTGCCCTGGAAAGGCCGGATGTTATGCCGCTGGATGATCTGGGAATACAGAATGCGATGAAAAAACACTATGGGCTTGAAGGGAAGGGAAAAGCTTTACGCCAGGATATGCTGCAAGTATCTGAAGCCTGGAGACCATACAGAACCATTGCCTGTAAATACCTCTGGAAGTCGCTGGAGATGGCATAA